DNA sequence from the Streptomyces sp. CA-210063 genome:
CCCCGGACCTCACCCAAGTCCCGGGCCAGGCCTCGGTCCCCGACCTCGGCGCGGCTATCCCCGATTCGGCCCGCGCCCTCACGCTCACCCCTGTCCCGGGCTCGACACCGTTCCCCGACCTCGGCGCGGTCCGCGACCCGGACCTCGACCTCATCCCCGTTCAGGGTCCGGCCCCGGCCCTCGACCTCACCGCGGTTCCGTGTCCGGCCCCGGACCCGGGCCTCACCGCGGTACCGGCCACAGACCTCGGCCTTGCCGCGGTCTCCGAGCCGGCTCCCGACCTCACACCGGCCACCCCGGCTCCCACTTCCACCGCCGTCTGTGATCCGGTGCCGGGCCCCGTGCCGGGCCCCCGCCCGACCCGCTTCCCGGCCTTCCTCCCCGCCAGGCTCCACGCGTTCCTCCCCGCCCGCTCCCCCGGCAACGCCCGCCGGCTCCGGCTCGCTCTCACCCTCCTGCCGTTGGTGCTGCTCGCCGTCTGGGCGGCGGTCGACTGGCGGACGGTCCACGGCGGCGCCGTGCGCCTCGCGTCGGCCGACCCCCGGTGGCTGCTGGCCGGGGCCTTCTTCACGGCCCTGTGCTCGGTGGCCTCCGCCTGCGTACGGCAGGGGGCGACGCCGGAGCGGCTGCCGCCGGGGCAGTTGCTGGCGACACAGTTCGCCGCCGGGGCCGCGGGGCACGCGCTGCCGGGCAACATCGGGGCGCACGCGGTCGTCCTGCGCTTTCTGCGCGGCCGTGGCATACCCCTCGCCCGGGCCACCTCCTCGCTCGCCCTGTACTCGGCGGTCAAACCGGTGGCCAAGACGCTGGTGATCCTCGCCTTCGTCGTCGCCTTCCCGGGCACGCTCCGCCTGGCCGAACTGCTCCCCGAGGGCGACACGCTCGCCCTGGTCGGCGGGATCACCGCCGTCAGCCTCGCCGCCGTGGTCACCCTGATCACGACCGTACGACCGTTGCGGCGGCCTCTCATCGGAGGGTTGCGCACCGCCCTCAACGACACGCGGCTCGTGCACAGCCGTCCCGTACGCGCGCTCGCACTGTGGGGCGGG
Encoded proteins:
- a CDS encoding lysylphosphatidylglycerol synthase transmembrane domain-containing protein, whose protein sequence is MPGPVPGPRPTRFPAFLPARLHAFLPARSPGNARRLRLALTLLPLVLLAVWAAVDWRTVHGGAVRLASADPRWLLAGAFFTALCSVASACVRQGATPERLPPGQLLATQFAAGAAGHALPGNIGAHAVVLRFLRGRGIPLARATSSLALYSAVKPVAKTLVILAFVVAFPGTLRLAELLPEGDTLALVGGITAVSLAAVVTLITTVRPLRRPLIGGLRTALNDTRLVHSRPVRALALWGGAAAFPLCQGAVLASVGSSLGLPVSWPQMLFAYLVASTAAGAVPAPGGLGPMDAALVFTLVAFGAPATLATTTVIGYRVLTVWLPLLPGTLVLSALVRAKVL